In Cicer arietinum cultivar CDC Frontier isolate Library 1 chromosome 7, Cicar.CDCFrontier_v2.0, whole genome shotgun sequence, a single window of DNA contains:
- the LOC101512704 gene encoding probable pectate lyase 4, with amino-acid sequence MSGHQVMNSSFWSFVLVVVIVTLFTTIVSSSKQSQIEGMEMNVIDQCWRFNPEWRKHRQQLARCSVGYVGKMTSNIDKDLVHYKVTDPSDHPLNPQPGTLRYGASNIQSKVWITFQRDMNIRLEKPLLISSFTTIDGRGVNVHIANNACLMIYKATNIIIHGIRIHHCRPQAPGMVMGPNGKIISLGQVDGDAIRLVSASKIWIDHNTLYDSQDGLLDVTRGSTDVTISNNWFREQDKVMLLGHDDGFIRDKNMKVTVVYNYFGPNCRQRMPRIRHGYAYVANNLYMGWTQYAIGGSSGPSLKSQSNLFIAPTENKEVTWRKSSNGIGDTWKFYSVGDAFENGASFIDTKGGQVKKPNYSHEQDFEVVDSKYVRSLTSSSGVLQCSKTSIC; translated from the exons ATGAGTGGTCATCAAGTAATGAATTCCTCTTTTTGGAGCTTTGTTTTAGTTGTTGTGATAGTAACATTATTCACTACAATTGTTAGTTCTTCCAAACAATCTCAAATAGAAGGCATGGAAATGAATGTGATTGATCAATGTTGGAGATTTAATCCAGAATGGAGGAAACATCGACAACAACTTGCCAGATGCTCAGTTGGCTATGTAGGAAAAATGACAAGCAACATAGATAAAGACCTTGTTCATTATAAAGTTACTGATCCTAGTGATCACCCCTTAAACCCACAACCTGGAACTTTGAGATATGGAGCTTCTAACATTCAAAGTAAAGTTTGGATCACATTCCAAAGAGACATGAACATTAGACTTGAGAAGCCCCTTCTTATTAGTAGTTTCACTACCATTGATGGTCGAGGTGTCAATGTCCACATCGCTAATAATGCATGCTTGATGATCTATAAG gCAACAAACATAATCATCCATGGAATTAGGATTCATCATTGTCGACCTCAAGCTCCCGGAATGGTGATGGGTCCCAATGGAAAGATAATATCGTTGGGTCAAGTGGATGGAGATGCAATTAGATTGGTTTCTGCTTCAAAGATTTGGATTGATCATAACACACTTTATGATAGCCAAGATGGTCTTCTTGATGTTACACGAGGTTCTACTGATGTGACAATCTCCAACAATTGGTTTAGGGAGCAGGATAAGGTTATGCTTCTTGGACACGATGATGGATTCATAAGAGACAAGAACATGAAAGTAACTGTCGTATACAACTATTTTGGGCCTAATTGCCGCCAACGCATGCCTAG aATTCGTCACGGATATGCATATGTTGCAAACAATCTCTACATGGGATGGACGCAATATGCAATTGGTGGAAGCAGCGGTCCAAGCCTTAAAAGTCAATCAAACCTCTTCATAGCACCAACAGAAAATAAAGAG GTGACATGGAGAAAAAGTAGTAATGGAATTGGAGATACATGGAAATTTTATTCAGTTGGAGACGCCTTTGAAAATGGTGCATCCTTCATAGATACAAAAGGTGGACAAGTGAAAAAACCCAATTATAGTCATGAACAAGATTTTGAAGTTGTTGATTCCAAATATGTGAGATCGTTGACAAGCTCCTCGGGAGTGTTACAGTGTAGTAAAACTTCAATATGTTAA